The Anaerolineae bacterium genomic interval GTGCCTACAACAACAAGGACTTGCCAGTGCTGCTGCCTTGGAAGGTGGAGGTCACCCCAGATCAGGGCCGCCTGGTGGCGCACCGCAATCCGTACTACTGGAAGGTGGACACTGCGGGCAACCAGCTTCCCTATTTCGACCGCTTCGTGGCTGAGATCGCCCAGGAGCAGCAGGCGGTGCTCATGAAGACCGTGGCCGGCGAGGTGGACTACCAGTACCGGCACATGGGCTTTGCCAACTACTCCTTCCTCACGGAGAACGAGGAGCGGGGCAACTACACCGTTCTCCAGTGGACGGGCGGATCTCTGCCCACGATCTACGTCAACCACAGCGTCAAGGACCTGGAACTGCGGAAGCTGTTCCAGGACGTGAGGTTCAAGCAGGCGTTGTCCCTCGGGATGAACCGGCCGGAGATGATAGACCTCTTCTGGAACGGCATCGGGGAGCCGATGAACGCGGTCAGCCGGCCAGGCGGCCTGTACTGGAAGGAAGGCTACGGCAAGAACTGCGTCGAGTACGACCCGGATCGGGCCAATGCCCTGCTGGACGAGATAGGGCTGGACCAGCGCGACAGCGAGGGCTATCGCCTGCGGCCCGATGGGAAGCGACTGCAGTTCCTCATGGAGAACTACCCGGCTGAGCTGGGCGCTCCTGCCTATGACATCTTCAGCCAGGTGGCCACCTACTGGCAAGAGCTGGGGCTGGATGCCCGCGCCAAGGAGATCGAGCGCTCGCTCTGGTCTCAGCGGGCTCTGGGCAACGAGATTGACATGCCTGCCTATGGCATTGACGAGATCCAGTGGACCCTGGCGCCCAGCGTCTATGTGCCCTATGGCACCTCGTATTGGGCGCCTGGCTTCGCCCCCTGGGCGCTGAACCCCGAGGCCGGAGAGGAGCCGCCGGACGACATCAAGCAGCTCATCACCTGGTACGAGGAGCTCAAGGCCGAACCGGATCCGGCCAAGCGCGAGGAGCTGGGCCACAAGATACTGGACCAGCACAACGAGCGAATCTACATCATTGGCACCGTTCTGGTGGGCATCCTGCCCATGATCCGTCACAACACCATGATGAACGTGATGGAGAAGGCAGTAGGCGACTGGTGCACCCTGCACGAGTCCATCAGCTGGCCGTTCCAGATGTGGAGGAAGGAAGCGTAACGCTATCAGGGGCAGGGGCGCCCGCCACTGAGGGCGCCCCTGGTTCCTCGTGGGCGGATGGTGAGGGAAGGGGGGTGATACCGCCGTTGGCCTGCACGCCTGGGGCGCCGCGTGCAGGCTGACCAGGGGACTAGGCGTCCAGGCTCGTGGCCCCACTCTAGAGGCGTAGGGTACCGTGCGTGCTGCCCTACGGCAGGAGAAAGAGCATGTTCGAAGGCACAATCACCAGACGTTCGTTTCTCCGAGTAGCGGGTCTTGCCTCCACCGCGGGGGTGATGGTCGCCTGCGGTGCGTCACCGCAGCCGGCCCCCACCCAGGAGCCGGAGGCTACTGCCGTTCCGGTGAGCGAGGCTACTGTGGCTCCTGCGCCAGCAGAGACGGCGCCAGTGTCCAAGTACTCGGAGGCCCCGAGCCTGGCGGCGAAGGTGGCGGCTGGCGAGTTGCCGCCAGTGGAAGAGCGGCTGCCGGCCGAGCCCTTTGTGGTCGAGTGCTACCATGAGGTGGGCCAATACTCCGGTGATCTCCGTCGCACCCTCACCGGCCCCACTGACTTGACCGGCAACCGTGTCATACTCTGGGACAACTTCGCGCGTTGGGACTACCGTACGGGCAGGCTGGAGCCCATCCCCAATATGGTCACCGGTTGGGACATTAGCCCGGACGGCAAGACCTACACGTTCCGTCTGCGCCGTGGCATGAAGTGGTCCGATGGCGAGCCCTTCACGGCCGACGACATCCTGTTCTGGCAAGAGGCAATCGCCCTGAACAAGGAGCTGAGCCCCAGCTACCCCAGCTGGCTGACCTCGGGCGGAAGGCCGCCTGCGATTGAGAAGATCGATGATTACACCGTCAGCTTCACCTTCGAAGTTCCGCACGGCATTCTGATCGAGACGCTTTGCTTCCGCGGGTCGGACCTGATCGCGCCCAAGCACTATCTCTCGCAATTCCATCCCGACTATGCTGATGCAGACGAGCTGGCTGCGAAGGTAAAGGCGGCCAACTTCGAGCACTGGTACGAGCTCTTTGCCAACCGTAGGGACGACCAAAACAACCCCGACTTGCCGGTGCTCTGGGCCTGGAAGGTGGAGCAGCCTTTCCCCGGCGAGCGGATGGTCCTGGTTCGCAACCCCTACTACTGGAAGGTGGACACGGAGGGCAAGCAGCTGCCCTACTTCGACCGGTTGATAAACGAGCTCTCGTCCAACAATGAGATGTGCCTCATGCGGGCCATCGCTGGCGAGATCGATCTCCAGTACCGGCACCTGGGCTTCTCCGACTACAGCCTACTGGTGGAGAACGAGGAGAATGGCAACTACACCATCCTGGAGTGGCAGTCTCCTTCCACCGGCAGCACAGTCTATGTCAACCAGAGCTATGGCGATCTGGGTCTCAGGGAAGTATTCCAGAACCGTGATTTCCGGTACGGTCTGTCGCACGGGATCAACAGAGATGAGATGAACGACCTCTTCTGGTACGGTATGGCCACCCCGTACAACCCGGCCGGCAGCCCCGCTGACCCCCATTGGGTGGAGGGCTACGGCTCCACCGCCCTGGAGTACGACGTGGACTTGGCGAACGAGTACTTGGACAAGGCCGGTCTGGATCGGCGGGATGGCGACGGCTTCCGCCTTCGGCCGGATGGCGAGCGTCTGCAGCTGCTGCTGGAATGCTATCCGAGCGAGGAGGGTGGCCTGCTCATAGACATCTTCAGCCAGGTAGCTGCGTACTGGCGGGAGCTGGGCATTGAGGCGACAGCGAAGGAGATCGAGCGCTCACTGTGGGCGCAGCGAGCCCAGGCTAACGAGTGCATGATGCCTTCCTACGGCTGCGCCGGGCTGAACTGGATTCTGGATCCCACTTGGTACGTGCCCTACGGCAGCTGCTATTGGGGGCCTCTGTTTGCTCAGTGGGCCATTAACCACGAGGCCGGCGAGGAGCCGCCGCCCTTGATCAGGGAGATAATCGAGTGGTACGAGCAGCTCAAGAGTGAACCCGATCCGGAGAAGCGGCTGGAGCTTGGCCGTCGCATTCTCGGAAGGCACAACGAGGAGCTATTCATCATTGGCACCTGCCGCATAGGTATCAACCCTTGCCTGGCCAAGAATGACATGGTCAACGTACTGGAGGATCCGCCCGCCGACTACCGTTCGCACCACGAGGGCATTACCTGGCCCTTCCAGGTCTGGCGGCGCGGCGAACAGGTCTAGCGGCAGCATCGGATCAGCCATGAGGGGCAGGTTACGCCTGCCCCTCTCGCGTCACGAATCGTAAGTCACCCCTTGCAGGAGCCACCTCATGCTCATCGACTTCCACTACCACAGCGGCCAGCGCTCTATCAAGCCCGAGGACCTAGCCAACCCCATTACCTGGGAGGAAGGGATCGCCCGGTTCGTGGAGCGAGGGGTGGACAAGGTGGTCATGCTGGCGGGGTCGGCCGCTGGCACTCCCGAGTCCACCTTCAACGCCCACTTCCTCTACTACCCCGGCACCTCGATCCGGGACCAGGTTCTCAAGGCAAAGGAGTATCCGGACCGAATCATCCCCTTCGGCAACCTGGACGTGCGCTGGATGGGCAATGAGCCCGATGCCGACTTCGGGCCGCTGCTGGACTGGTTCCAGGAGCAGGGATGCCTGGGCATTGGCGAGATCACTAGCAACGTCCCCATTGACGACCCCCGTACGGTCAACATGTTCCGCCAGATCGGGGACCGCGGCCTACCAGCTCTCATCCATAACGTGGGCTACCTTCCCGGCACTTACGGGTTGCAGGACCATCCCGGAGCCATAGGCCTGGCCCGCCTGCTGCGGGAGGCTCCCCAGACCACCGTCATCGGCCACGGACAGGGCTTCTGGGCGGAGATCGGGGCGGGGCTGACCGTGGAAGAGAAGATGCGCTACCCCAAAGGGCCGATCGCGGAGGAGGGCGCGCTGCCCAGGCTGCTGCGCCAGTACCCCAATCTGTACGGGGACATCTCGGCGGGGAGTGGGCACAACGCTCTTAGCCGCGACCCCGACTACGGCGTGCGCTTCATCAATGAGTTCCAGGATCGGCTGCTGTTCGGCACGGACGAGTCCTTCGGCCGGCCAGAATTGCGCATGCCTCACCACGACTTCCTGAAGGAGCTCCTGTCCCAGGGCAAGATCACCCGAGAGGCTTTTGAGAAGATCACCTACAAGAACGCCCTGCGGGTACTGGGGCTGGAGAAGTAGGGGGTCTGAACCCATAGCAAGAAGGGCTAGGGCCAACTTCGGGGAGAAGTGAGGGCGGCACCTGTAGCCGCCTGGGGGCACGCAGAGGCGGACCCTGCGAGACCGTGGCCACCGGTCCCGCGCCTGCAGTCCTGTGCACTGCCCCCGCACATGGGCAACCCTAGAGCCCCTGGCCCGACAGGCAATACCACAAGAGCTCAGAGTACTAGGTTGGGAGGCATCAGTGCAGAACGAACGGGGCAATGGCACCCTGATGGCAGCCGCGGTCAGCGTTGACATAACGCCGCCAGTGGGCTACGAACTGGGCGGGTATGGCGCCCGCAAGGAGCCCAGCAATGACGTACACGATCCCCTGCTGGGTCGACTGCTCCTTCTCGACAATGGGCAGACGCGTTCCGCCGTCGTGACGCTCGACCTGCTTGGGCTGTCATGGGAGCACACTCAGGCCATACGCAAGGGGGTGAGAGAAGCAGCTGGCGTCCCCGAGGTGCAGACGCTGGTCAACTGGTCTCACACCCACGCCGGGCCCGACACTCGGAAGTACGACTGCTACCTCTCGCAGGTAGTGGAGAAGCTCGCCGGCGCGGCCCAGGTGGCCCTGCGAGAGCTCGTCCCGGCCGAGGTCTTCTACGCCGAGGACGCTATAGAGTTCAACGTCAATCGCAGGCGCCTAAGCGCCGAGGGAAAGGTGATCATGGCCCCGAACGAGGCGGGTGTGGTTGACCGGCGCGTGCGGGTGCTGCGTTTTGACACGGCTGAGGCTCGGCCGGCGGCCGTGGTCTTCCATGCTGTCTGCCACGCCAACGCCTTGCGTTCTGAGAACCTGGCCATCAGCGCTGACTTCCCCGGCTATGCTCAGGAGCTGGTATCGCTGGCCTTTGGGCCCGGGTGCACTCCCATGTTCATGCAAGGGTGCACCGGCAACATCCGGGCCAATCTCGGCGGCGGCGACGGGTTCCGCAGCGGCGACGAGGAGGACCTACGCTGGTGCGGCTACTCGCTCGGTGGGGCGGCGGTGAGGGCGGCCTCACGGGCTGGCACCCTGGAGGGCCGGGCGGGAGGTGCCGTGGGCAGCGCCTTGGGCGGGGCCGAGACGGTCCTGGACCTGCAGGACTACGAGGGCAACCCCCTGCCCTATCCCATCCAAGCCCTGCGGATCGGCGAGGTGCTCATCGTAGCGTTGCCGGGCGAGCCGGTGGTCGAGTACGGTCTGTGGCTGGAGGAGCGCATCGAGGGCTGGCAGCAGGTGCTGGTGGCCGGATACTCGAACAACGGTCGGGCGGGGTACCTGGCCACGGCGGAGCAGTATGCCGAGGGAGGATACGAGGCCAGTCCCCCC includes:
- a CDS encoding ABC transporter substrate-binding protein; its protein translation is MLAEKVAAGELPPVEERLPKEPLIVEPIYEVGQYCDTIRRANTTSADIGDWFTQVREGFTRWDYTTGQIRTIPNIAKSWDIEDNGATYVFHLREGMKWSDGEPFTADDIMFWYEDMALNKELNPVFPSWLMVGGEPPVVEKIDDYTVKFTFAKPYGLLLEYTAFRGSEMIAPKHYLSQFHPSYVEKAELDKRVAEAKFEHWYQLLANRNSAYNNKDLPVLLPWKVEVTPDQGRLVAHRNPYYWKVDTAGNQLPYFDRFVAEIAQEQQAVLMKTVAGEVDYQYRHMGFANYSFLTENEERGNYTVLQWTGGSLPTIYVNHSVKDLELRKLFQDVRFKQALSLGMNRPEMIDLFWNGIGEPMNAVSRPGGLYWKEGYGKNCVEYDPDRANALLDEIGLDQRDSEGYRLRPDGKRLQFLMENYPAELGAPAYDIFSQVATYWQELGLDARAKEIERSLWSQRALGNEIDMPAYGIDEIQWTLAPSVYVPYGTSYWAPGFAPWALNPEAGEEPPDDIKQLITWYEELKAEPDPAKREELGHKILDQHNERIYIIGTVLVGILPMIRHNTMMNVMEKAVGDWCTLHESISWPFQMWRKEA
- a CDS encoding amidohydrolase family protein, which translates into the protein MLIDFHYHSGQRSIKPEDLANPITWEEGIARFVERGVDKVVMLAGSAAGTPESTFNAHFLYYPGTSIRDQVLKAKEYPDRIIPFGNLDVRWMGNEPDADFGPLLDWFQEQGCLGIGEITSNVPIDDPRTVNMFRQIGDRGLPALIHNVGYLPGTYGLQDHPGAIGLARLLREAPQTTVIGHGQGFWAEIGAGLTVEEKMRYPKGPIAEEGALPRLLRQYPNLYGDISAGSGHNALSRDPDYGVRFINEFQDRLLFGTDESFGRPELRMPHHDFLKELLSQGKITREAFEKITYKNALRVLGLEK